The following coding sequences are from one Salmo trutta chromosome 36, fSalTru1.1, whole genome shotgun sequence window:
- the LOC115176188 gene encoding glyceraldehyde-3-phosphate dehydrogenase-like, translated as MFKYHSTHGVWKHSEVRQENGKLITGNLHIPVFHERGPSQIKWGEAGAAYVLESTGVFTTIDKASAHLKGGAKGVIISTPSADAPMFVMGVNHHHYDNSLKVVSNASCTTNCLAPIAKVINDNFGIIEGLMSTVHSVTATQKTVDGPSGKLWRDGRGASQNIIPASTGTAKAQADRHGLRVPTPNVSVVDLTVCLEKDAPHEEIKRVIKEASKGPMKGIVGYTEDQPVAQVVSTDFNGDKRSSIFGAGIALNDHFVNLVSWYDNEYGYSNRVIDLCMQHGTQGVKSPQHTSNIP; from the exons ATGTTCAAATATCACTCCACCCATGGTGTTTGGAAGCACAGTGAAGTGAGGCAAGAGAATGGCAAGCTGATCACTGGCAACCTCCACATCCCAGTTTTCCATGA GAGGGGCCCTTCCCAGATCAAGTGGGGAGAGGCTGGAGCTGCCTATGTTTTGGAATCTACCGGTGTGTTCACCACCATCGACAAGGCCTCT GCTCACCTGAAGGGAGGTGCCAAGGGAGTCATCATCTCCACCCCCAGCGCCGATGCCCCCATGTTCGTGATGGGTGTCAACCACCATCATTACGATAACTCCCTGAAGGTTGTCAG CAACGcctcctgtacaactaactgccTGGCTCCCATCGCCAAGGTTATCAACGACAACTTCGGCATCATTGAGGGTCTCATG AGCACAGTTCACTCCGTCACAGCCACTCAGAAGACTGTTGACGGGCCCTCCGGTAAGCTGTGGAGAGATGGACGTGGTGCCAGCCAGAACATTATTCCTGCCTCCACCGGCACCGCTAAGGCG CAAGCTGACCGGCATGGCCTTCGTGTCCCCACCCCCAACGTGTCTGTGGTTGACCTGACTGTCTGTCTTGAGAAGGAC GCCCCTCATGAAGAGATCAAGAGAGTCATCAAGGAGGCCTCCAAAGGACCCATGAAAGGAATTGTGGGATACACAGAGGACCAG CCTGTTGCTCAGGTGGTTTCCACTGACTTCAATGGTGACAAACGTTCTTCAATCTTTGGCGCAGGCATTGCACTCAATGACCACTTTGTCAACCTGGTCTCATG GTACGACAATGAGTACGGCTATAGCAACCGTGTTATTGACCTGTGTATGCAACATGGCACTCAAGGAGTAAAGTCTCCACAGCACACCTCCAACATCCCAtga